The following are from one region of the Paenalkalicoccus suaedae genome:
- a CDS encoding Type 1 glutamine amidotransferase-like domain-containing protein, with amino-acid sequence MKHLFLFGGGPPFTHKLAQLFTKVRKSESPVIFLVLEREVWADFIPYYADLLKANRVQECRFLPLPTTDIDEAVAAIEQSSGIVIGGGDTNRYADSIVDTPINKAIHAHYQAGHPVAGFSADALITPERCVISAKDNDERELQSRPGLGLFGDMLIALHYSEWDEEMHVRKSVQTYSPQQNLALDEQTGAYFRNGELVEVDGAGGVYTLEEGEIHRVE; translated from the coding sequence ATGAAGCATTTATTCTTATTTGGAGGGGGACCTCCTTTTACACATAAGCTTGCACAGCTATTTACGAAAGTCCGAAAATCAGAGTCTCCTGTCATTTTTCTCGTCCTCGAAAGAGAAGTATGGGCAGACTTCATTCCTTACTATGCTGACTTACTAAAAGCGAACCGTGTGCAGGAATGTCGCTTCTTACCTCTTCCAACGACAGACATAGACGAGGCGGTTGCAGCTATTGAGCAGAGCTCCGGCATCGTGATAGGCGGTGGCGATACGAATCGATACGCGGACTCCATCGTAGATACACCAATTAATAAAGCTATCCATGCACATTATCAGGCTGGTCATCCCGTCGCTGGATTTTCTGCCGACGCATTAATTACTCCCGAGAGATGCGTAATCTCGGCCAAGGATAATGACGAGCGGGAGCTACAGTCGCGGCCCGGACTTGGATTGTTTGGCGATATGCTCATCGCCCTCCATTATTCCGAGTGGGACGAAGAGATGCATGTAAGAAAATCGGTGCAAACCTACTCTCCTCAGCAAAACCTTGCATTAGACGAGCAGACTGGCGCGTACTTTAGAAACGGCGAGCTAGTGGAAGTAGATGGAGCTGGTGGCGTGTATACGTTAGAAGAGGGGGAGATCCATCGTGTCGAATAG
- a CDS encoding HAMP domain-containing sensor histidine kinase, producing MKWKLTGRYLFSVVTIVLIVVVANMFIIAAFILYQNDSGAGEVGSDSAEEFTRQFSQYMELEDGDPVVNTEGTEALQEYDAWLQILDSDGDVVTSYFAPDTVLDSYSPIELVHNYKYMDDEFNTYFLGAFEDYSYIVGIPYSEEARYVLMLNAGSFFEVASRAVVIMLAVNIIIAAIVGLLFSTGLTRPVNAMIDRISQLKKQNFDNVKVRRPGIFRPVFANLQEVATTLREHEEERAKLEKMREEWIGNVSHDVKTPLSSVQGYAELLMDDEVSPAERKEYAEVIRRQSVYMKDLLDDLSLTMRLRNNELPLQLTENRVEPFVKEIVIGLLNDKAFEHRFISFVGEAPGVIVRFDAHLMKRAILNFIHNALLHNEDDVEVEVTVTDRFIRISDNGKGMDDDPEQVFERYYRGTNTANTTGTGLGMAIARDIIVAHDARVELTSELGKGTTVVIWFGEGMHTT from the coding sequence ATGAAGTGGAAGCTAACTGGACGCTACCTGTTTTCGGTTGTGACAATCGTCTTGATCGTAGTTGTAGCAAATATGTTTATTATTGCTGCATTTATTCTTTATCAAAATGATTCGGGAGCAGGGGAAGTAGGTAGTGATTCTGCAGAAGAATTCACACGTCAATTTAGTCAATATATGGAGCTGGAGGACGGGGATCCTGTTGTGAATACAGAGGGGACCGAGGCGCTTCAGGAGTACGACGCATGGCTACAGATTTTAGACAGTGACGGCGATGTGGTTACGTCTTACTTTGCTCCAGATACAGTGCTCGATTCTTACAGCCCCATTGAGCTCGTGCATAACTATAAATATATGGACGATGAATTTAACACGTACTTTTTAGGTGCGTTTGAGGACTATAGCTATATTGTGGGGATTCCGTATTCGGAGGAAGCTCGCTACGTGCTCATGCTCAATGCTGGCTCCTTTTTTGAAGTTGCCTCTCGTGCAGTGGTCATCATGCTGGCGGTCAATATCATCATTGCGGCAATCGTCGGCCTGCTATTTAGTACAGGCTTAACGCGTCCTGTAAACGCCATGATCGATCGCATCTCGCAGTTAAAAAAGCAGAATTTTGATAACGTGAAGGTGCGCCGCCCCGGTATTTTCCGTCCGGTATTCGCGAATTTGCAGGAGGTTGCCACGACCTTGCGCGAGCACGAGGAGGAGCGCGCCAAGCTTGAGAAGATGCGCGAGGAGTGGATCGGCAACGTCTCCCACGACGTCAAAACGCCTCTCTCCTCTGTCCAAGGCTACGCAGAGCTCCTCATGGACGACGAGGTGAGCCCGGCCGAACGCAAGGAGTACGCCGAGGTCATCCGCCGCCAGTCCGTTTACATGAAGGACTTGCTAGATGACCTAAGCCTCACCATGCGTTTAAGAAACAACGAGCTCCCTCTGCAGCTGACAGAAAATCGCGTCGAACCTTTCGTGAAGGAAATTGTAATTGGACTTTTAAATGATAAAGCGTTCGAGCATCGCTTCATTTCCTTTGTGGGAGAAGCACCTGGAGTGATTGTCCGCTTTGACGCCCATTTAATGAAGCGAGCTATTTTAAACTTTATCCATAATGCGCTCCTGCATAACGAAGACGACGTAGAAGTAGAAGTGACGGTAACAGATCGCTTCATCCGCATATCCGACAACGGTAAAGGCATGGACGACGATCCGGAGCAAGTCTTCGAACGCTACTACCGCGGCACGAATACAGCCAACACTACCGGCACAGGCCTCGGCATGGCCATCGCCCGCGACATCATCGTCGCGCACGATGCACGCGTCGAGCTCACGTCAGAGCTAGGCAAAGGAACGACGGTTGTGATTTGGTTTGGAGAGGGGATGCATACCACCTAG
- a CDS encoding response regulator transcription factor, with the protein MSKPRILVVDDEQDLCTLITKALEKEGLTEVQTAGTVADGFEAFRSFQPDIAILDIMLPDGQGFDLCSQIREESRIPILFLSAKTDEVDKILGLAIGGDDYITKPFSPKEVAYRVKAQLRRAGVYAATPSVELEETKRTVGRFTIDASETEVTKDGKRLDLTAKEVGLMACFMRNPNRILSKETLFEAVWGEDFFGADNTLMVHIRRLREKIEDTPSEPTCIRTVKGLGYRFQDK; encoded by the coding sequence ATGAGTAAGCCTCGTATTTTAGTAGTAGATGATGAGCAGGATTTATGTACGCTGATTACGAAAGCGTTAGAGAAGGAAGGCTTAACAGAGGTGCAAACAGCAGGAACCGTTGCGGATGGATTCGAAGCGTTTCGGTCCTTTCAACCAGATATTGCGATTTTGGATATTATGCTTCCAGATGGACAGGGCTTTGACTTGTGCAGTCAAATACGCGAAGAATCACGAATTCCGATCTTGTTTTTGTCCGCAAAAACGGATGAGGTTGATAAGATTTTAGGGCTTGCGATCGGCGGAGATGACTACATCACGAAGCCGTTTAGCCCGAAGGAAGTGGCGTATCGGGTCAAGGCGCAGCTTAGACGCGCAGGTGTGTATGCAGCGACACCGAGTGTGGAGCTGGAGGAGACGAAGCGAACGGTCGGACGATTTACGATTGACGCTTCGGAGACAGAGGTTACGAAGGACGGGAAGCGGCTTGACCTTACGGCGAAGGAGGTTGGGCTCATGGCCTGCTTTATGCGCAATCCAAATCGCATTTTAAGTAAGGAGACGCTTTTTGAAGCGGTGTGGGGCGAGGACTTTTTTGGAGCCGATAACACACTGATGGTGCACATAAGGCGCTTAAGAGAAAAAATCGAGGATACGCCATCAGAGCCTACGTGCATTCGCACAGTGAAAGGCCTTGGCTATCGATTCCAGGATAAGTAG
- a CDS encoding ABC transporter ATP-binding protein, giving the protein MTAFVQVTNVHKQYGKGEQATHALKDISFTIEHGEFLGIMGPSGSGKSTLLNVLATIDAPTSGDITIDGQQIASLEDKQLADFRRRHLGFIFQDYHLLDSLTVRENIILPLALAKSSVNEIDERLQAITEAFHIDDLLNKYPYQLSGGQKQRTAASRAIITNPKLILADEPTGALDSKSATDLLSRMQKLNETEETLIMMVTHDAYAASFCRRILFIQDGQVSRELYRGTKTRNEFFQQILAELAQTGGGSDDHY; this is encoded by the coding sequence ATGACAGCATTTGTACAGGTAACGAACGTCCATAAACAATACGGCAAAGGTGAGCAGGCAACGCACGCCTTAAAGGATATCTCCTTTACGATCGAGCACGGTGAGTTTCTAGGGATCATGGGACCATCCGGGTCCGGTAAATCAACGCTCCTAAACGTGCTCGCCACAATCGATGCCCCAACGTCCGGTGACATTACGATCGACGGGCAACAAATCGCAAGCTTAGAGGATAAACAGCTCGCTGACTTCAGAAGGCGTCATCTCGGCTTTATCTTTCAAGATTATCATCTCTTAGACTCTCTTACGGTGAGAGAAAATATTATTCTACCTTTAGCTCTAGCAAAGAGCTCCGTTAACGAGATTGACGAACGTTTACAGGCAATTACAGAAGCCTTCCACATAGACGACCTATTAAACAAGTATCCGTACCAGCTGTCAGGCGGTCAAAAGCAGCGTACTGCCGCAAGTCGCGCCATCATTACGAATCCAAAGCTAATCTTAGCGGATGAGCCAACGGGTGCACTCGATTCAAAATCAGCAACGGACTTACTGAGTCGTATGCAAAAGCTCAACGAGACAGAGGAAACGCTCATCATGATGGTGACGCACGATGCCTACGCGGCAAGCTTTTGCCGCCGTATTCTCTTTATTCAGGACGGTCAGGTATCGAGAGAGCTGTATCGTGGTACGAAAACGCGTAACGAATTTTTCCAACAAATCTTAGCAGAGCTTGCTCAAACAGGTGGTGGATCTGATGACCATTACTAA
- a CDS encoding FtsX-like permease family protein, translated as MTITKLAYRNLRRNLKSYGLYIGSTVFAISIYFTFVALRYSDEILSLSEVSSQISGLMNAASFVLLIFVAVFILYSNAFFTKKRKKEIALYSLLGVRKPTIGLMLFVENMVIGLLSLMIGIGFGFLFSQVFILLLLQLMGLDLGALGAVELSLQAVIHTALVFSIIFFVTSVQGYSLIYRVSLLELFHAEKKGEALPKSRIILTLFGFVLLGAGYWIALEDLATSDIWRYFGIATPLLIIGLTVIGTFFVFQYVFITVLHQLKKKRSFAWKGLHSWTMSQLLSRIRANARTLTIIATLSAATMTAGGAVFGTYYNIERDVSNFAPFTFMWEGEAQEIDPSIVEFEARIPAKNVRVEEDTGLEFSYSVLPFSTYEALANRLDAQTLIPPESGTAHLVNPYFNVGLSTVPETVIVEDDTIAIDEVVTEAVYNVETLGGLALVVSDEDYTAYAADEQVYRAVTVSDYQNQLALSQELALEAEQFSSATQDYQDNLEANGALLFVGSFLGLVFLAATGSMIFFKVLTEAEEDAESFAMLDKLGAPHNELIRSIRHQVGMIFVAPLLVAVMHSAVALYAFSTLLGLNLVVPVLIWMLLYSLVYGMYYVMTIKAYKRLVLNQIRRNS; from the coding sequence ATGACCATTACTAAGCTTGCCTATCGCAACCTACGACGCAACTTAAAAAGCTACGGACTTTACATCGGCTCTACTGTCTTTGCGATCAGTATTTACTTTACGTTCGTCGCCCTCCGCTACAGCGACGAGATCCTCTCCCTTTCGGAGGTTTCCTCGCAAATAAGCGGATTAATGAACGCCGCGTCCTTTGTCTTACTCATTTTTGTCGCCGTCTTTATTCTCTATTCCAACGCCTTCTTTACAAAAAAGCGTAAAAAGGAGATCGCACTCTACTCCTTACTCGGCGTGCGTAAACCAACCATTGGCCTCATGCTTTTTGTGGAAAATATGGTGATCGGACTCCTTTCCCTCATGATCGGAATCGGGTTTGGGTTTCTTTTTTCTCAAGTTTTTATCCTGCTACTGCTTCAGCTAATGGGGTTAGACCTAGGCGCACTTGGCGCTGTAGAACTTTCTTTGCAGGCAGTCATTCATACTGCACTCGTCTTTTCCATCATCTTTTTTGTGACGTCAGTTCAAGGATACTCCCTCATTTATCGCGTATCCTTACTCGAACTATTTCACGCAGAAAAGAAGGGCGAGGCGCTACCAAAATCGCGTATTATTTTAACGTTGTTTGGCTTCGTCTTACTTGGCGCCGGCTATTGGATCGCTCTAGAAGATTTAGCAACCTCAGACATATGGCGATACTTTGGAATAGCGACTCCGCTTCTCATTATCGGGTTAACCGTTATCGGCACGTTTTTCGTTTTTCAGTACGTGTTCATCACCGTGCTACACCAGCTTAAAAAGAAGCGCAGCTTTGCGTGGAAAGGATTGCATTCATGGACGATGTCGCAATTACTCTCTCGTATTCGTGCAAATGCACGAACGCTCACAATCATTGCAACCTTGAGCGCTGCCACGATGACGGCAGGCGGAGCAGTATTTGGAACCTACTATAACATTGAACGAGACGTATCCAATTTTGCCCCCTTCACCTTCATGTGGGAAGGGGAAGCACAGGAAATAGATCCGTCAATCGTCGAGTTTGAAGCGCGTATTCCTGCTAAGAATGTTCGAGTCGAAGAAGACACTGGATTAGAGTTTTCATACAGCGTTCTTCCCTTTAGCACCTATGAGGCGCTCGCAAATAGATTAGATGCACAAACTTTAATTCCTCCAGAAAGCGGAACGGCTCATCTCGTTAATCCGTACTTTAATGTTGGTCTTTCCACCGTTCCAGAGACAGTGATCGTCGAAGACGACACGATTGCAATCGATGAGGTGGTAACAGAAGCCGTCTATAACGTCGAAACACTCGGAGGACTTGCACTCGTGGTATCTGATGAGGACTACACCGCCTATGCCGCTGACGAACAGGTGTATCGAGCAGTAACCGTCAGTGACTATCAAAATCAGCTCGCACTCTCGCAAGAGCTTGCTTTAGAAGCTGAGCAGTTTTCTAGTGCTACGCAGGATTACCAGGATAATCTTGAAGCCAACGGAGCCTTGTTGTTTGTAGGAAGCTTCCTTGGTCTTGTCTTTTTAGCCGCGACCGGCAGTATGATCTTCTTCAAAGTCTTAACAGAAGCAGAAGAAGACGCGGAGAGCTTTGCCATGTTAGATAAGCTCGGCGCTCCTCATAACGAGCTCATTCGTAGTATCCGTCATCAGGTTGGCATGATTTTTGTTGCTCCACTACTCGTTGCGGTTATGCATAGTGCCGTTGCTCTGTACGCATTCTCTACCCTACTTGGGCTAAACCTGGTCGTCCCAGTACTCATTTGGATGCTGTTATATTCGCTTGTTTATGGGATGTACTACGTTATGACAATAAAGGCTTACAAGCGCCTTGTTTTAAATCAAATTAGGAGGAATTCATGA
- a CDS encoding YxeA family protein, with translation MMKKVGIILTGALILLLAGIVILATVDFNRLGKENVFTQIEAPVEIDEMTLDSGEIVYTYWYEETAFEENGSPLDVRYSATRELREGAYLMLYVDDDGHVTSFDEVELEDIPQDARGWES, from the coding sequence ATGATGAAAAAAGTTGGTATCATTCTTACAGGAGCCCTAATCTTACTCCTTGCCGGGATTGTTATCCTAGCAACGGTCGACTTTAACCGACTAGGAAAAGAGAATGTATTCACCCAAATCGAAGCACCTGTTGAGATAGATGAAATGACCTTAGACTCTGGAGAGATCGTTTATACGTATTGGTATGAGGAGACCGCTTTCGAAGAGAACGGGTCCCCGCTAGACGTTCGTTACTCTGCAACACGCGAGCTACGAGAAGGAGCTTACCTCATGCTGTATGTCGATGATGACGGACACGTTACCTCTTTTGATGAGGTCGAGCTTGAAGACATTCCACAGGATGCACGTGGGTGGGAGTCTTAA
- a CDS encoding rhodanese-like domain-containing protein, which yields MKDMEWILVGVVVAFAVWKFMPVKGIEQLDVEGAKAKFKDRNVQFIDVRTPGEYRANHRKPFVNMPLSEIGKKAGTLKKDQDVVVICQSGMRSTSASKALKKQGFTRIYNVKGGMNAWR from the coding sequence ATGAAGGATATGGAATGGATACTAGTAGGGGTAGTGGTGGCGTTTGCTGTGTGGAAGTTCATGCCCGTAAAAGGGATTGAGCAACTGGACGTGGAGGGTGCGAAGGCAAAGTTTAAGGATCGGAACGTACAGTTCATCGACGTTCGCACACCTGGTGAATACCGCGCGAACCATCGTAAACCGTTTGTAAATATGCCACTTTCGGAGATTGGTAAAAAAGCAGGTACGTTAAAGAAGGATCAGGATGTCGTGGTGATTTGTCAGAGCGGTATGCGCAGCACAAGTGCGTCTAAAGCTTTGAAAAAGCAAGGATTTACGAGAATCTACAATGTAAAAGGCGGTATGAACGCTTGGAGATAG
- a CDS encoding sulfite exporter TauE/SafE family protein, with amino-acid sequence MDIVLILVLFAIGFIGSFLSGMLGVGGSIIKYPMLLYIPPLFGLVAFTAHEVSGISAVQVLVASLAGVWAYRKGGYLNKELILYMGIAILAGSLLGSFGSDLMSEAGVNIVYGTLAVIAAIMMFLPKGVEREGSLITFNRPLAAGLALLVGIASGIVGAAGGFLLVPLMITVLKIPTRMTIATSLAITFISSVGASVGKIATGQVEYGSAAIMIVASILAAPLGAKLGKRLPARVLQLLLAVLITATAIKIWTDILF; translated from the coding sequence ATGGATATCGTATTGATTCTTGTACTATTTGCCATCGGATTTATTGGTTCATTTTTATCAGGAATGCTCGGTGTTGGAGGATCGATTATTAAATATCCCATGCTTCTTTACATTCCTCCTTTATTTGGACTCGTAGCCTTTACTGCGCACGAGGTGTCGGGTATTAGTGCCGTGCAGGTTCTCGTTGCATCACTTGCGGGAGTATGGGCGTATCGTAAAGGTGGGTATTTGAATAAGGAGCTTATTTTGTACATGGGTATCGCCATTTTAGCGGGTAGCTTGCTCGGTAGCTTCGGGTCCGATCTTATGTCCGAAGCAGGAGTTAATATCGTTTATGGGACGCTCGCGGTGATCGCGGCAATTATGATGTTTCTCCCCAAAGGGGTTGAGAGAGAGGGATCACTTATCACGTTTAATCGTCCGCTTGCAGCTGGATTGGCGCTCCTTGTTGGAATTGCGTCAGGTATCGTCGGTGCGGCTGGCGGATTTTTACTTGTGCCACTGATGATCACGGTGCTCAAGATCCCGACGCGCATGACGATTGCGACGAGCCTTGCGATCACGTTTATCTCGTCGGTCGGAGCGAGCGTTGGTAAAATCGCAACGGGGCAGGTCGAATATGGTTCTGCGGCTATCATGATCGTGGCGAGTATCCTGGCTGCGCCGCTCGGAGCCAAGCTCGGCAAGCGCTTGCCGGCGCGAGTGCTACAGCTCTTGCTCGCGGTGTTGATCACGGCCACGGCGATAAAGATTTGGACGGATATCTTATTCTAG
- a CDS encoding MBL fold metallo-hydrolase encodes MTVHTWKAEDIAKKVINREDLFILDVRNEDAFADWKIEGHNFSYMNVPYFDLLDGVEEILKDIPEDKEVLVVCAKEGSSIMVAEMLSDEGRDAAYLEGGMKSWSSYLEPIKVSDLTNGGELYQFVRLGKGCLSYMVISEGEAAVIDAVRFADVYTSFADKKGVTITHVFDTHLHADHISGGRDIAEATGATYHLPPKDAEEVIFEYEPLTDETHVTIGASNIDVNALYSPGHTIGSTSFVIDNQYLLTGDILFIDSIGRPDLAGLAEDWVGDLRETLYTRYRDLAEDLIVLPAHFMIIEELNEDGTVAKRLGDLFAENHGLNIEDEAEFRSMVTDNLPPQPNAYEQIRHVNMGKLSPDHEEQTEMEIGPNRCAVR; translated from the coding sequence ATGACAGTACACACATGGAAAGCAGAAGATATTGCAAAAAAGGTAATTAACCGTGAGGATCTATTTATTTTAGACGTACGAAATGAAGATGCATTCGCCGATTGGAAAATCGAAGGGCACAACTTTAGCTATATGAACGTCCCTTACTTTGATCTGCTTGATGGCGTAGAGGAAATCCTTAAAGACATTCCAGAAGACAAAGAAGTTCTTGTTGTTTGTGCAAAGGAAGGGTCGTCGATCATGGTAGCGGAGATGCTATCGGACGAAGGGCGCGACGCGGCGTATCTAGAGGGTGGCATGAAGTCTTGGAGTAGCTATCTTGAGCCAATTAAAGTATCGGACTTAACAAACGGAGGCGAGCTTTATCAGTTTGTTCGTTTAGGTAAAGGCTGTCTCTCTTATATGGTGATTTCTGAAGGGGAAGCGGCGGTGATTGATGCGGTTCGATTTGCAGACGTCTACACAAGTTTCGCCGACAAAAAAGGTGTAACGATTACGCACGTGTTTGATACACACTTACACGCCGACCACATCTCTGGTGGACGCGACATTGCTGAGGCAACTGGGGCGACGTATCACCTGCCGCCGAAGGATGCGGAGGAAGTTATCTTTGAGTACGAGCCGCTAACGGACGAGACGCATGTGACGATCGGTGCTTCTAACATTGACGTAAACGCACTTTACTCACCAGGTCACACGATCGGCTCCACGTCATTTGTGATCGACAATCAGTACTTGCTCACAGGCGATATTCTCTTTATCGACTCCATCGGACGCCCGGATCTGGCTGGTCTTGCCGAGGATTGGGTTGGTGATCTACGTGAGACTCTCTACACACGCTACCGCGATTTAGCAGAGGATTTAATCGTGCTACCAGCTCACTTTATGATTATCGAGGAGCTTAATGAGGATGGCACAGTTGCCAAGCGTTTAGGCGATCTTTTTGCCGAAAATCATGGGCTTAATATCGAAGACGAAGCAGAATTCCGTAGCATGGTAACAGACAATTTACCACCACAGCCAAATGCGTATGAGCAAATTCGTCACGTAAATATGGGGAAGCTGTCTCCAGATCACGAGGAGCAAACAGAAATGGAAATTGGACCAAACCGCTGTGCGGTGAGATAA
- a CDS encoding DsrE/DsrF/DrsH-like family protein — translation MSNKVAIIAANGGMFDAYKVFNIATAAAASDKEVQIFFTFEGLNLIHKQAMHNLEMPAGKEHMAEGFAKANVPSIPELLEMAQELGVTFIACQMTMDVMDLTKEDFVDGIDVGGAVTFLEYAKDAAPTLTF, via the coding sequence ATGTCTAATAAAGTAGCGATTATTGCAGCAAATGGTGGCATGTTTGATGCCTATAAAGTATTTAATATTGCAACGGCGGCAGCCGCATCTGATAAAGAGGTACAAATTTTCTTTACGTTTGAAGGGCTAAACTTAATTCACAAACAAGCGATGCACAATTTAGAGATGCCTGCAGGTAAAGAGCATATGGCAGAAGGGTTTGCGAAGGCGAATGTACCTTCTATTCCAGAGCTTTTAGAAATGGCGCAGGAGCTAGGAGTGACGTTCATTGCGTGTCAAATGACGATGGACGTGATGGATTTAACGAAAGAAGATTTTGTAGACGGAATTGATGTTGGTGGAGCTGTGACATTCTTGGAATACGCGAAGGATGCAGCACCAACACTAACGTTTTAA
- a CDS encoding sulfurtransferase TusA family protein has product MIQANHQLDAKGLACPMPIVRTKKAMADVQEGEVLEVLATDKGSKADIAAWSRSAGHQYLGTTEEGETLAHYIRKGTNEPEVEKSFEQTVDLAEVAKTDRQGILLDVRENAEYAFGHIEGAISIPLGELEERLSELNKEEKTYVVCRTGKRSDLAAQLLADKGFTDVYNVLPGMTSYDGPTKTNL; this is encoded by the coding sequence ATGATTCAAGCAAATCACCAGTTAGATGCAAAAGGATTGGCGTGTCCGATGCCGATCGTGCGAACGAAGAAGGCGATGGCGGATGTACAGGAGGGCGAGGTGCTCGAGGTGCTCGCAACAGATAAGGGTTCGAAGGCAGACATCGCGGCATGGTCGCGGTCGGCGGGCCATCAATATTTAGGAACAACAGAAGAGGGAGAGACGCTCGCGCACTATATTCGCAAGGGGACGAATGAGCCGGAAGTAGAAAAGTCATTTGAGCAGACGGTCGACTTAGCCGAGGTAGCGAAGACCGATCGACAAGGTATTTTGCTTGATGTGAGAGAAAATGCGGAGTACGCATTTGGGCACATCGAAGGCGCAATCTCGATTCCACTTGGCGAATTAGAAGAGCGACTTAGCGAACTTAATAAAGAGGAAAAAACGTACGTGGTTTGCCGAACTGGCAAGCGTTCGGATTTAGCAGCACAGCTCTTAGCAGATAAAGGATTTACAGATGTATACAACGTATTACCGGGGATGACCTCGTATGACGGACCAACAAAAACGAACCTATAG